CTTAATATGAACTTAACCAGCTCCTCTCCTCTAAGAGCACTAGGATTTCCTTTCGACGCTGAAACGCAATATCCGCCTGTTTTTTCCGCAATGTATTCAATCGTTTTAGAAGCGTAATCATCTCCGTCAGTTACTAAAATTACTCTGCGTTTCTCAGACATCCTCTTTATCCTTTCGGTTTAAATATTAGAGAGACAAGGAAAGCAAACAAGATGGCAGAAGAAATTCCGGCAGAGGTCAATTCAAAAATCCCCATGCCAATCCCTATAAATCCGTGCTCATGAGCTTGATGCATTGCGCCATGCAACAATGAATGTCCAAAGCTAAGGATGGGAACCGTGGCTCCCGCTCCGGCGAATTCGATAAAATTATCATAAATATCAAAGCCATCCAATATTGAGCCTGTTACGACAAAAATAGACATCACATGGGCGGGTGTCAGCTTCACAACGTCCAGCAAAAGCTGGCCGATAATGCAGATGGCTCCGCCAACTACAAAGGCGATTACATACTCCATCCTATACACTTCCTTCCGCGCGTTCAAAAACGACTCCATGAGCAATCGTCGGTATCGTTTCTTTTTGCTGAATCATCGTTGGGCTAAGCAGCGCTCCTGTTGCAACCACCAGGATTCTGTTTAAGTTTCCGGCTTCAAGTTCTTTAAAGAGGTGCCCATACGTAACAACGGCTGAGCATGCACATCCGCTTCCGCCTGCTTGAACATTTTGATCTGGTGAATAAATCATTAGCCCGCAATCATCATGCTTGGTGCCTACCGTTATCCCGTCTTCTTTTAACAGATCCTTTAATATCGGGCTTCCGACTCCCGATAAATCCCCTGTCACAATTAAATCGTAATCATCAACCGTGCGATTCAAATCCTTTAAATGCTGTGCAATAGTATCCGCAGCTGCCGGTGCCATGGCAGAACCCATATCAAATGGATCAGAAATTCCTAAATCAGCTACCTTTCCTATCGTTGCGCTTGTGATTTTTATCTTTCCCGGATTTTGGCTGATCACAACGGCACCGGCACCAGTAGCTGTTGACGTGGCCGTACCGGGTTTTTGTCCTCCATATTCCGTCGGGTAACGAAACTGGCGTTCAGCAGTTGCATTATGGCTGCTTGTTGCAGCTATCACATGTTTCGCAAATCCCCCATCAATAAGTGCAGACCCTACAGCTACCGTTTCCATCGATGTGGAGCATGCGCCAAACATACAGATAAAAGGGATTTTAAGCTTTCTTCCCACATAGTTCGCAGTAACGTTTTGGTTCAACAAGTCTCCGGCTAGAAATAAATCGATATCATCATTTGTCAGGCTGCCTTTATTGAGAGCATTATTGATCGCATCCTCCATCAGCTGTCTCTCGGCGAGCTCCCAATTGTCTTGATTGCAATGAAGGTCATCATATGTTTTATCAAATTTATGCCCTAGCGGACCGGCTTTTTCTTTTGGCCCGACGGCAGTACCTGAGGAGTTAATAAATAATGGATTCTGGAATTTCCAGGTTTGTTTGCCGATTAGTTTCATCCCTTTACCCCCTTACATTATTTTTTCAAAAGCAAATCGAATGATTCCGACAATATAGGCGGCTACGACTCCAAATACGATCACGCTGCCTGCCAATTTAAACATGTTAGGAGAGACACCGAGAACAAAGCCTTCACTTTTATGTTCAAGCGCCGCACTTGTCATACTATTTGCAAAGCCTGTCACAGGGACTGCTGAGCCGGCTCCTGCAAATTGACCAATTCTGTCGTATATACCAAAACCGGTAAGCAATGCAGAGATCAGAATGAGTGTCGCAACAGTTGGATTACCTGCCGTTTTTTCATCGAAATCAAAAAAATACATATAAAGGTTTTGAATGACCTGCCCGACCAAGCAAATGAACCCACCGACTAGAAACGCTTTTACGCAGTTCGTAACATATGGAGGCTTCGGCTGATAAGCTTTCACTTTTGATTTATAATTTTCTTTTATACTCGACATGTAACACCCTCCAATTTAGTTAATATGGACATAGTACAACCAGTGAAATAGAGACCCTAACACTTTTCCAAACACAATTGCCATTAATAATGCAATGATTCGTTCTCCCATTCCCACACGTTTTGCCAAAATCGGCAAAACATTGATCACTTCTGTCAGTGCCGCAGCCAGCATCCCGATAAACATTCCCGAGAACAACCCGATCGGCAATAGGATGATTTCCGGTAAATAGAGACGGTAATCGTGCAGAGAGGTCCAAGCGAGGATGACTGCACCTGAAATTACAGCCAATTCATAGGAATGAATAAATTGAAACGTTTTCGTCATCTGCATAAGCCTCGGTACGATACCCAGTACTGTTAAAAAAGCTACAAAGCCTGCGCCTACCGCAAGCCCGCCTCCTAAGCCTAGAAGAAGCAAAAGAATCATTTTAATGATCATTTAGTTTTTTAATACTCTCTTTATTTTCAGTCATGCTGACATATTGATCCAAATCCAACTGGTATTTAAACATTTCTACTTCCAGAGGGCTCGGTTCTTCATTAAAGCGTTTTTTAAATATGTGGTTAAAAAAGAGAACCATTCCCAGACCTAATCCTAAGCTGTATGGCACTTGAAGAATATAAGGATATTTATTTTCCTCACCTGTTACAAGCTTGTATAGATTTTGGTGAAGAGCCTTCATGCTGACGTCTTCATGAAAATTCATGATTGCAAGTCCTGAACCAATAAAGAGAAGCAGCCATACCAGTCCGAACATGATGAGTGTAAGCTGTTTTTTTTGGTAAACAATTTCTACGATCGTTTCAGAATCACCGATTGGCTGAATATCATAATCCGGGTACTTTATTTGTATCCTTTTTAAAATGTACATTAGATCAAGCACCACAATATTTTTGTCTTCCGCCTTCACTTTATACACAGGAAGAGCAGAAACCTTTGCTTTGATCACCTCATCCCCTGATATTTGCGAAAGCTGTCCGACAGTAATTTCTTCTTCCGGATTTACTTGAATTCGATGCCTGAGCCTCAAATAGATTCTGCCTTTCATTTGCTTCACTTCCTGTTGTAAGAAGGTTATATAAGTAGTATGAGAATTTATTGATCCTTCATTCAGAACTTACTGTATGAACATTAATTACCAATTCACAATAAAAAAAGGCAGCCAACTGTCTGGCTACCCTTCGGTTAGATCCATGTGATTTTTCATCTGTTTTAATATTTTCTTTTCCAGCCTTGATACTTGTACCTGTGAGATTCCAAGTCTTTCAGCTACTTCAGATTGTGTCTGGTCTTTGTAGTATCGCAAAAAGACAATCAATTTTTCTCTTTCATCCAACTCTTTAATGGCTTCCTTTAAAGCGATTTTATCGAACCATGCTGACTCTGAAGAATCAGCAATTTGATCAAGTAGCGTTATCGGGTCTCCATCATTCTCGTAAACCGTCTCGTGAATCGATGACGGGGCACGGATTGCCTCTTGAGCCATC
This window of the Bacillus gobiensis genome carries:
- the spoVAE gene encoding stage V sporulation protein AE, whose product is MEYVIAFVVGGAICIIGQLLLDVVKLTPAHVMSIFVVTGSILDGFDIYDNFIEFAGAGATVPILSFGHSLLHGAMHQAHEHGFIGIGMGIFELTSAGISSAILFAFLVSLIFKPKG
- the spoVAD gene encoding stage V sporulation protein AD; protein product: MKLIGKQTWKFQNPLFINSSGTAVGPKEKAGPLGHKFDKTYDDLHCNQDNWELAERQLMEDAINNALNKGSLTNDDIDLFLAGDLLNQNVTANYVGRKLKIPFICMFGACSTSMETVAVGSALIDGGFAKHVIAATSSHNATAERQFRYPTEYGGQKPGTATSTATGAGAVVISQNPGKIKITSATIGKVADLGISDPFDMGSAMAPAAADTIAQHLKDLNRTVDDYDLIVTGDLSGVGSPILKDLLKEDGITVGTKHDDCGLMIYSPDQNVQAGGSGCACSAVVTYGHLFKELEAGNLNRILVVATGALLSPTMIQQKETIPTIAHGVVFERAEGSV
- the spoVAC gene encoding stage V sporulation protein AC, with the translated sequence MSSIKENYKSKVKAYQPKPPYVTNCVKAFLVGGFICLVGQVIQNLYMYFFDFDEKTAGNPTVATLILISALLTGFGIYDRIGQFAGAGSAVPVTGFANSMTSAALEHKSEGFVLGVSPNMFKLAGSVIVFGVVAAYIVGIIRFAFEKIM
- a CDS encoding stage V sporulation protein AB, whose amino-acid sequence is MIIKMILLLLLGLGGGLAVGAGFVAFLTVLGIVPRLMQMTKTFQFIHSYELAVISGAVILAWTSLHDYRLYLPEIILLPIGLFSGMFIGMLAAALTEVINVLPILAKRVGMGERIIALLMAIVFGKVLGSLFHWLYYVHIN
- a CDS encoding stage V sporulation protein AA, yielding MKGRIYLRLRHRIQVNPEEEITVGQLSQISGDEVIKAKVSALPVYKVKAEDKNIVVLDLMYILKRIQIKYPDYDIQPIGDSETIVEIVYQKKQLTLIMFGLVWLLLFIGSGLAIMNFHEDVSMKALHQNLYKLVTGEENKYPYILQVPYSLGLGLGMVLFFNHIFKKRFNEEPSPLEVEMFKYQLDLDQYVSMTENKESIKKLNDH